The following coding sequences lie in one Cryptococcus neoformans var. neoformans B-3501A chromosome 14, whole genome shotgun sequence genomic window:
- a CDS encoding hypothetical protein (Match to EST gb|CF187137.1|CF187137; Similar to gi|46139335|ref|XP_391358.1| hypothetical protein FG11182.1 [Gibberella zeae PH-1], FASTA scores: opt: 1273, E(): 6.7e-69, (40.129% identity (76.609% similar) in 466 aa overlap (25-488:10-469)); HMMPfam hit to Sugar_tr, Sugar (and other) transporter, score: 322.6, E(): 5.5e-94): MAPGHSVSSKFVFAEYQNNAHPQWWKDPGMRRGNLVILLYMVAQATGGYDKSLINNLQSIPTWEAVVGHPTGSALGVVTAMLSIGVIVGSPFFGWLSDWRGRKITMFIGSCIMLVGAILQAAATNRDFFIGGRFLIGFGVAGTLCSGPLLASEIAHPRQRSVVASFYNTFWYVGSIICAWLSFGTAYLSNDWAWRIPCIGQAVPALILVCIGMWLPESPRYLMKKNRTDEALAILARYHANGDESDPLVQFELQEIKQTLDAEAMYETKGWIKPWLDLVSTGSNRYRMFIITIMVIGIDWCGTSITSYYLSTILSSVGITSATQQTGINGGLQVFNWLTSVAGAMLVERLGRRALWLTSFGGMLAVNVPFGACSALYAKRGDLAAGRAVVALVFLYNGFYNIGCNPLPYAYAVEILPYNIRAKGLAFEVAFDASQGVLGQWTNPIAMDALGWKFYFVYTAFLVLIVLAVYFTFPETKGLTLEEIKEVFGDRDSVNPAVPDDYDPAEAKSDDAKVDIKDVPVTVTR; this comes from the exons ATGGCTCCAGGTCACAGCGTATCAAGCAAGTTCGTTTTCGCTGAATACCAGAACAATGCCCATCCACAATGGTGGAAAGATCCTGGGATGAGACGAGGCAACCTTGTCATACTGCTTTACATGGTAGCTCAAGCGACGGGTGGCTATGACAAAAGTCTCATCAACAACTTACAAAGTATTCCTACCTGGGAAGCCG TCGTGGGTCATCCTACTGGATCCGCATTGGGTGTCGTCACCGCTATGCTGTCCATCGGTGTCATAGTT GGTTCACCGTTTTTTGGTTGGTTAAGTGATTGGAGAGGCCGGAAAATTACTATGTTCATCGGTTCCTGTATCAT GCTGGTCGGTGCTATTCTACAAGCTGCAGCGACTAATAGAGACTTTTTCATTGG TGGTCGATTCTTGATTGGTTTCGGTGTCGCTGGGACCTTATGTTCAGGCCCGCTTTTAGCCTCTGAAATT GCACACCCTCGTCAGCGTAGTGTCGTCGCGTCATTTTATAACACGTTCTGGTACGTCGGCAGTATTATCTG CGCTTGGTTATCTTTTGGAACTGCCTACCTTTCCAATGACTGGGCATGGAGGATCCCCTGCATTGG ACAAGCTGTGCCCGCACTCATCCTTGTCTGTATCGGAATGTGGCTTCCAGAAAGCCCCCGCTACCTAA TGAAAAAGAATCGTACAGATGAAGCTCTGGCAATTTTGGCTCGTTACCACGCCAACGGTGACGAATCTGATCCTTTGGTACAATTCGAATTGCAAGAAATCAAACAAACGCTCGATGCTGAGGCGATGTACGAGACTAAAGGATGGATCAAACCTTGGCTCGACCTCGTTTCGACCGGTTCGAACCGGTACAGGATGTTTATCATTACCATTATGGTTATCGGTATTGACTGGTGTGGAACATCAATAACCTCCTACTAT CTATCCACTATTCTGTCTTCTGTAGGTATCACATCTGCAACCCAACA AACTGGGATT AACGGCGGTCTTCAAGTCTTCAACTGGCTTACTTCGGTCGCCGGTGCCATGCTCGTTGAACGCCTTGGTCGTCGGGCCCTTTGGCTGACCAGCTTTGGAGGAATGCTTGCAGTTAATGTACCATTCGGAGCTTGCAGCGC GTTATACGCTAAGCGCGGCGATTTAGCTGCTGGTCGAGCTGTAGTTGCCTTGGTATTTCTCTATAACGGGTTCTACAACATTGGCTGTAATCCCTTACCATACGC TTATGCTGTCGAGATCTTGCCATACAACATCCGTGCAAAGGGGTTGGCATTTGAGGTTGCTTTTGACGCTTCTCAAGGTGTTTTGGGGCAATGGACAAATCCCATCGCTATGGATGCTCTGGGATGGAAATTCTATTTCGTCTATACCGCATT TCTCGTGCTCATCGTGCTCGCTGTCTACTTTACATTCCCCGAAACAAAAG GCCTCACTCTTGAGGAGATTAAGGAAGTTTTTGGAGATCGAGACTCAGTGAATCCCGCCGTACCAGACGACTATGACCCTGCCGAGGCAAAGAGCGACGATGCCAAAGTCGACATCAAGGATGTACCTGTAACAGTTACTAGATAA
- a CDS encoding hypothetical protein (Similar to gi|4689032|emb|CAB41508.1| putative chitin synthase [Phaeosphaeria nodorum], FASTA scores: opt: 2483, E(): 2.6e-132, (46.448% identity (70.492% similar) in 915 aa overlap (110-991:5-891)); HMMPfam hit to Chitin_synth_1, Chitin synthase, score: 403.5, E(): 2.6e-118), whose product MPNISRKPPPSFYPPSHSPSPSLYAPIQSTPAPSYDHHVNNNTLNPFSDAREVGAYAQLQGEEPINSAPLYQPPYAPQLLVAQPTPVSARLPFFEAALARARGIQTPNLPEAPTPTYAQPLPSYLPPPDPNHPDLSVGLTQANTIRYAIDPRSHLREESRSPSPFMDDSFVYNDATHLHNVEPDVENALLGSGMGYEPEKRVESSMGFNDYDGDLSVPQSFGGRPPSWEQGGILDEKAEMSTTKHFGPAPAGRVGRRAHNAAGYRRIKQSATLDENGFFAIEMNIPTRLAQFLPIKGVEEQKTTRYTAITTDPDDVPAAGFRLRQNITSPPRQTELFIVITMYNENAELFCRTLYGVMKNIAHLCGRKNSRVWGKDGWQKVVVCIVADGRKAVNPRVLDCLAALGVYQEGAMTNTVKDRPVTAHVFEYTTSFALDGDLHFKYPDKGIVPCQIIFCMKEKNAKKINSHRWFFNAFAPLLSPNVCILLDVGTQPAPKSIYHLWKAFDVNSNVGGACGEIATFKGKTWRSLLNPLVAAQAFEYKMSNILDKPLESLFGYCTVLPGAFSAYRWIALQNNGDGRTGPLASYFAGEQLNTGKADTFTGNMYLAEDRILCFEIVAKPKANWVLKFVKAAVGETDCPDTIPEFIAQRRRWLNGSFFAAVYALMHTNQIWRSDHSFARKSALMLESVYNFLNLIFSWFALANFYIFFAILTSALEGSAFNIPHIDVLNTIARYGYLGALIGCFIFAMGNRPQGSPWKYKAAIYFFALLTTYMLVAAVLCMVQAIKNINSPIFAKMVVSLIATYGIYVISSFLALDPWHIFTCFIQYMLFSPTYINVLNVYAYSNLHDLSWGTKGSDATQASDLGAVSGVGKHVEVELVTAQQDIDIAYQDALDNIRLKGSKVEAESGPKKEQSEQAQKDTYANFRTNLLLLWSLSNALLASAILTGNTSGAFDDGSDSSKATIYMLVILIFVAGMSIFRFICSTAYLVISLFTG is encoded by the exons ATGCCTAACATATCACGCAAACCTCCTCCGAGTTTCTACCCTCCCTCTCACTCGCCCTCGCCTTCTCTCTATGCCCCCATACAATCAACCCCTGCACCCTCTTATGACCACCACGTCAACAACAATACCTTGAATCCATTCTCCGACGCACGTGAAGTCGGTGCATATGCTCAACtccaaggagaagagccaATAAATAGCGCACCTTTATACCAGCCTCCGTATGCTCCCCAACTACTCGTCGCTCAACCAACTCCTGTTTCTGCTCGCCTTCCGTTTTTTGAAGCTGCGCTTGCCCGCGCGCGCGGCATTCAAACACCCAACTTACCAGAAGCCCCGACTCCAACTTACGCCCAACCTTTACCTTCCtatcttccacctcccGACCCCAATCACCCTGATCTATCTGTTGGTTTGACTCAAGCCAATACAATTCGCTACGCAATCGATCCAAGGTCTCATTTGAGGGAAGAATCTCGCTCTCCTTCGCCGTTCATGGATGACAGCTTCGTTTATAATGACGCTACTCATCTTCATAACGTTGAACCGGACGTCGAAAATGCTTTGCTCGGAAGTGGAATGGGTTATGAACCCGAGAAACGGGTCGAATCTTCGATGGGCTTCAACGACTATGATGGCGATCTCTCAGTCCCCCAGTCATTTGGCGGCCGACCCCCTTCATGGGAGCAGGGCGGTATATTGGATGAAAAAGCGGAAATGTCGACTACTAAGCATTTTGGGCCTGCGCCTGCAGGTCGAGTCGGTCGGCGAGCGCACAACGCTGCGGGGTACCGGAGGATCAAACAATCAGCCACCCTCGATGAGAATGGTTTCTTTGCCATCGAGATGAACATCCCCACTCGACTGGCACAATTTCTACCTATCAAGGGAGTAGAAGAGCAAAAGACTACAAG GTATACTGCGATTACCACCGACCCAGATGATGTCCCAGCAGCAGGCTTCCGTCTTCGGCAGAACATAACCTCTCCACCCCGACAGACTGAACTCTTCATCGTGATCACAATGTACAATGAAAACGCCGAGCTCTTTTGCCGAACACTTTATGGAGTCATGAAAAATATTGCCCACCTATGTGGGCGTAAGAACTCGAGGGTCTGGGGCAAGGATGGTTGGCAAAAG GTCGTCGTTTGCATTGTTGCGGACGGTCGTAAGGCAGTCAACCCCCGCGTCCTCGATTGTTTAGCTGCACTCGGAGTATACCAAGAAG GTGCAATGACGAACACAGTAAAGGATCGACCGGTCACAGCGCATGTTTTCGAATACACGACCAGTTTTGCTCTTGATGGTGATTTACACTTCAAATATCCAGACAAAGGCATTGTTCCATGCCAGATTATCTTTTGcatgaaagagaaaaat GCCAAAAAGATCAACTCCCATCGATGGTTCTTTAACGCCTTCGCGCCCTTGCTATCA CCAAATGTCTgcattcttcttgatgtGGGAACGCAACCAGCTCCGAAATCCATCTATCATCTTTGGAAAGCATTTGATGTCAACTCTAATGTTGGTGGTGCCTGTGGAGAAATTGCAACCTTCAAGGGCAAAACTTGGAGAAGTTTATTGAACCCCCTTG TCGCCGCTCAAGCCTTTGAATACAAGAT GTCCAACATCCTCGACAAACCTTTGGAGAGTCTTTTCGGATACTGTACTGTTTTGCCTGGTGCTTTCTCCGCCTACAGG TGGATTGCTTTGCAAAACaatggggatgggagaaCGGGACCGTTGGCGAGTTATTTTGCTGGTGAACAGCTCAATACTGGAAAGGCAGACACATTCACTGGTAATAT G TACTTGGCAGAAGATAGGATCTTGTGTTTCGAAATCGT GGCCAAACCCAAGGCAAACTGGGTGCTTAAATTCGTCAAGGCTGCTGTTGGAGAAACGGATTGCCCTGATACCATCCCAGAGTTCATTgctcaaagaagaag ATGGCTTAACGGTTCCTTCTTTGCAGCT GTCTACGCGTTAATGCACACGAACCAAATTTGGCGATCTGACCATTCGTTTGCGAGAAAGTCAGCCCTGATGTTGGAATCAGTGTACAACTTTCTGAACTTGATATTTTCTTGGTTCGCTTTGGCAAACTTTTACATTTTCTTT GCCATCCTTACCAGCGCGTTAGAAGGCAGCGCTTTCAATATCCCTCATATCGATGTGCTCAATACCATTGCACGA TATGGTTATCTCGGTGCTTTGATTGGTTGTTTCATCTTCGCAATGGGAAACAGGCCACAAGG TTCGCCTTGGAAGTACAAAGCAGCAATCTACTTTTTTGCCCTTTTGACTACCTA TATGCTGGTCGCAGCTGTGCTTTGTATGGTACAGGCGATCAAAAATATAAACAGCCCAATTTTTGCCAAGATGGTGGTATCACTCATAGCAACCTATGGTATTTATGTGATTTCCAGTTTCTTGGCCCTTGACCCTTG GCACATCTTTACTTGCTTCATCCAATATATGCTCTTCTCACCTA CGTATATCAATGTT CTCAATGTT TATGCGTATTCCAACCT TCACGACTTGTCATGGGGTACAAAAGGCTCTGATGCCACCCAAGCGTCAGATTTGGGTGCTGTTTCCGGCGTGGGAAAGCATGTCGAAGTGGAACTTGTAACTGCTCAGCAAGACATTGATATTGCCTACCAGGATGCTTTGGACAATATCAGATTAAAAGGATCAAAAGTTGAAGCGGAATCTGGGCCCAAAAAGGAGCAATCTGAACAAGCCCAGAAGGATACTTAT GCCAACTTTCGTACCAAT TTACTTTTGCTGTGGTCGCTGTCAAACGCCCTTCTCGCCAGTGCTATCCTTACGGGCAACACGTCTGGAGCGTTTGATGACGGTTCCGACAGTTCAAAAGCCACAATATACATGCTTGTGATTTTGA TCTTTGTTGCGGGAATGTCCATCTTCCGCTTCATTTGCTCAACAGCGTACCTTGTTATCAGTTTGTTCACGGGTTAA
- a CDS encoding hypothetical protein (Similar to gi|46440957|gb|EAL00258.1| hypothetical protein CaO19.5591 [Candida albicans SC5314], FASTA scores: opt: 965, E(): 3e-54, (43.228% identity (73.487% similar) in 347 aa overlap (7-353:35-371)); HMMPfam hit to PfkB, pfkB family carbohydrate kinase, score: 209.1, E(): 8.3e-60), producing the protein MSQSPLIVCIGNPLLDITVGPDEGPAYLARYALKPNDAILADDSHMPIYDDIVTNARVSYVAGGAAQNAARAASYVHPANAVAYIGSVGDDDLKNTLQKANEAEGVLSAYQIQPPPARTGACAVILSGHNRSLCTTLRAAEQFTPSHLAQPEIAKLIDTAKYFYIEGYFLTHGIESALEIAKNASSKGKVVALNLSAPFIPQFFKVQLEELLPHVDILIGNESEAAAFATASGMADAPLADVATALAALPKSNTSRPRLIVITQGADSTLVASSSPSTSAGNVKTSDANPKTYPVSKLADDQIVDTNGAGDMFAGGFLGTLALGKDLDDAIEVGHKLGQMCVGQNGPKLVYPRVNVL; encoded by the exons ATGTCCCAGTCCCCCCTCATCGTCTGCATCGGCAACCCCCTC CTCGACATCACCGTCGGCCCCGACGAGGGCCCCGCCTACCTCGCCCGGTATGCCCTCAAGCCCAACGACGCCATCCTCGCCGACGACTCCCATATGCCCAT CTACGACGACATCGTCACCAACGCCCGCGTCTCCTATGTCGCCGGCGGTGCCGCCCAGAACGCTGCCCGTGCCGCCTCT TACGTCCACCCCGCCAACGCGGTCGCCTACATCGGCTCCGTCGGCGACGACGACCTGAAAAACACCCTCCAAAAGGCCAACGAGGCCGAGGGCGTCCTCTCGGCGTACCAGATCCAGCCTCCCCCCGCCAGGACGGGCGCCTGCGCCGTCATCCTCTCCGGCCACAACCGTTCTCTCTGCACCACCCTCCGTGCCGCCGAGCAGTTCACCCCCTCCCACCTCGCCCAGCCCGAGATCGCCAAGCTCATCGACACCGCCAAGTACTTTTACATCGAAGGCTACTTTCTCACCCACGGTATCGAGAGCGCCCTCGAAATCGCCAAGAATGCGTCCTCCAAGGGCAAGGTCGTCGCCCTCAACCTGTCTGCCCCGTTCATCCCCCAGTTCTTCAAGGTCCAGCTCGAAGAGCTCTTGCCCCATGTCGACATTTTGATCGGTAACGAGAGCGAAGCCGCTGCCTTTGCGACCGCCTCTGGCATGGCC GACGCCCCCCTCGCCGACGTCGCCACCGCCCTCGCCGCCCTCCCCAAATCCAACACCTCCCGACCCCgtctcatcgtcatcaccCAAGGTGCCGACTCCACCCTCgtcgcctcctcctccccttccactTCCGCCGGCAACGTCAAGACCTCGGACGCCAACCCCAAGACGTACCCCGTCTCCAAGCTGGCAGACGACCAGATCGTCGACACCAACGGTGCCGGCGACATGTTTGCCGGTGGCTTCTTGGGCACCTTGGCGCTTGGcaaggatttggatgaCGCGATCGAGGTCGGACACAAGCTTGGTCAGATGTGTGTCGGCCAGAATGGGCCCAAGCTTGTTTACCCCCGTGTCAATGTCCTCTAA
- a CDS encoding hypothetical protein (Similar to gi|46101744|gb|EAK86977.1| hypothetical protein UM06005.1 [Ustilago maydis 521], FASTA scores: opt: 371, E(): 5.5e-19, (51.546% identity (81.443% similar) in 97 aa overlap (6-102:2903-2993))): MKRNTAGAKKIALSAVKTLTFYADKYTAGRRTNPIPQLTCQGPGCKVFQPDVVQCTNMGDDGLGNVQWKCDTDIPSSLRLGKVDVSCEGWSAPGDPYILQGTYHLAS, encoded by the exons ATGAAAAGAAACACAGCGGGAGCCAAGAAAATCGCTCTGAGCGCGGTCAAGACGCTCACTTTCTACGCGGACAAGTATACCGCCGGACGACGGACGAATCCTATCC CACAACTCACATGCCAAGGTCCCGGATGCAAGGTATTCCAGCCAGACGTGGTGCAGTGTACCAACATGGGGGATGATGGGTTGGGTAATGTTCAGTGGAAG TGCGATACCGATATACCGTCTTCTTTGAGACTCGGCAAAGTAGACGTCTCGTGTGAAGGCTGGTCAGCTCCAGGCGATCCCTACATCCTCCAAGGTACATATCATCTCGCATCGTAA